The Deinococcus sonorensis KR-87 genome includes a window with the following:
- the dnaE gene encoding DNA polymerase III subunit alpha: MTASDPASAPHIHLPDGSCCTPKRFAHLHQHTQYSLLDGAAKLKDLLKWVKEVTPEGTDPACAMTDHGNMHGAVHFYNYATGMGVKPILGYEAYVVPGMGTRRDKKPGVSGEKGIFHLTLLARDFEGYQNLCRLSSRGYTEGYYYKPRIDHELLLEHHKGVIAFSGCLGSEVQQLLMQGREDEAKQRLLWYRDLFGENYYIEIQDHGLPEQAKNNPILKRWAQELGIGMVATNDGHYVKKSDATAHETLLAIQTKATLADENRFKFPCDEFYVKNLQEMHQALPPSEWGEELFDNTANIADLCNVTLPVGKKRVYQMPALPIPEGRSMAEELRVQTYAGSLKRYPNHITSGLLREYAVRSLAALEAGERERVLARVNGCDARTCDQETLLTLIAFMGSEWERRGKAAGEKYTRYPALEEMEAGAQSGAIPDYACLDWQRSKGEASDTAIRLENGSLEEASCRAHHTHALTLLRRAEYELSVINNMGFPDYLLIVADYINWAKDQGISVGPGRGSGAGSIVCYAIRITNLDPLEFDLLFERFLNPDRISMPDLDIDFNDARRMEVIEYVRQKYGDDKVAMIATFGTMASKACLKDVARVMGLEYAKVDKVSKLIPIKFGKSYSLEQARESVPDIAQMLSEDAQLLEAYEFAQKLEGLTRHASVHAAGVVIGRDQLTDLVPLMRDTSGEGIVCQYDMKAVEDIGLIKMDFLGLRTLSFLDEARKIMRDSQGIDINFDTIPFAEDGETPERAASVTKTFELMSRGDTKGVFQLEGAGIADASRRLKPRRLADIIALSALYRPGPMENIPTYVRRHHGQEQVDYVRDGFPNSARHLEKILKETYGIPVYQEQIMQIASEVAGFSLGGADLLRRAMGKKDAEEMKRQRQIFVKGAGENEVPGDEANRLFDLLDAFANYGFNKSHSAAYGVITYQTAWLKANYPVEFMAALLTVERRDSDKVAEYASDARKMGVNVLPPDINKSAPDFKVVGQDIYFGLYAIKGLGEGAVLKILEEREQAGPFKSLADFCSRLGNKVCNRKAMESLIKSGAFDFCGERKQLLDSLEDAMAWAQGAASMLSSGMDSLFGMEQTAPEPKLKTGVEPFSELEKLKLEKEALGLYISGHPLEQHEGLREAASTRISTLDAWYLSQNVAPGKRIKAVLAGMVEQVVKKPTKSGGMMARFNLADESGTIELVAFSRAYERLQERLTNDTPALVIVELESEDGGLRAIAEELVTVDQLADVPKVMYVNIDLDSASEEALAEFQSRLDEHAGSMPTYFRFQSGEHYLVYQLERATGSQEAIRMIGETFPWAEAYLAYDQATILSRFAPKPPAWQQRQQQGRGMQA; the protein is encoded by the coding sequence ATGACTGCCTCCGACCCGGCCTCAGCTCCCCATATCCACCTGCCGGACGGCTCCTGCTGTACGCCAAAGCGCTTTGCCCACCTGCATCAGCACACCCAGTACTCGTTGCTGGACGGCGCGGCCAAGCTCAAGGACCTGCTGAAGTGGGTCAAGGAAGTGACGCCCGAGGGCACCGACCCGGCCTGCGCCATGACCGACCACGGCAACATGCACGGCGCGGTGCACTTCTACAACTACGCCACCGGCATGGGCGTGAAGCCGATCCTGGGCTACGAGGCCTATGTGGTGCCGGGCATGGGCACGCGCCGCGACAAGAAGCCGGGCGTGAGCGGTGAGAAAGGCATCTTCCACCTGACGCTGCTGGCCCGCGACTTCGAGGGCTACCAGAACCTGTGCCGCCTGAGCAGCCGCGGGTACACCGAGGGCTACTACTACAAGCCGCGGATTGATCATGAGTTGCTGCTGGAGCACCACAAGGGCGTGATCGCCTTCTCCGGCTGCCTGGGCAGCGAGGTGCAGCAGCTGCTGATGCAGGGGCGCGAGGACGAGGCGAAGCAGCGGCTGCTGTGGTACCGGGACCTCTTCGGGGAGAACTACTACATCGAGATTCAGGACCACGGGCTGCCGGAGCAGGCGAAGAACAACCCGATCCTGAAGCGCTGGGCCCAGGAGCTGGGCATCGGGATGGTGGCCACCAACGACGGACACTACGTCAAGAAGAGTGACGCCACCGCCCACGAGACGCTGCTGGCCATCCAGACCAAGGCGACGCTGGCCGACGAGAACCGCTTCAAGTTCCCCTGCGACGAGTTCTACGTCAAGAACCTGCAGGAGATGCATCAGGCGCTGCCGCCCAGCGAGTGGGGCGAGGAGCTGTTCGACAACACCGCCAACATCGCCGACCTGTGCAACGTGACGCTGCCGGTCGGCAAGAAGCGGGTGTACCAGATGCCGGCCCTCCCGATTCCTGAGGGCCGCAGCATGGCCGAGGAACTGCGGGTGCAGACCTACGCCGGCAGCCTGAAGCGCTACCCCAACCACATCACCTCTGGGCTGCTGCGCGAGTACGCGGTGCGGAGTCTGGCGGCGCTGGAGGCGGGCGAGCGCGAGCGGGTGCTGGCCCGGGTGAATGGCTGCGACGCCCGCACCTGCGACCAGGAGACCCTGCTGACCCTGATTGCGTTCATGGGCAGCGAGTGGGAGCGCCGGGGAAAGGCAGCCGGAGAGAAGTACACCCGCTATCCGGCGCTGGAGGAGATGGAGGCGGGCGCGCAGAGCGGGGCCATTCCCGATTACGCCTGCCTGGATTGGCAGCGCAGCAAAGGCGAGGCCAGCGACACAGCCATCCGGCTCGAGAACGGGAGTCTGGAGGAGGCCAGCTGCCGGGCCCACCACACCCACGCGCTGACCCTGCTGCGCCGCGCCGAGTACGAGCTGAGCGTCATCAACAACATGGGCTTTCCCGACTACCTACTGATCGTTGCCGACTACATCAACTGGGCCAAGGATCAGGGCATCAGCGTGGGGCCGGGGCGTGGGTCCGGCGCCGGGTCCATCGTGTGCTATGCCATCCGCATCACCAACCTCGACCCGCTGGAGTTCGATCTGCTGTTCGAGCGCTTCCTGAACCCGGACCGCATCAGCATGCCCGACCTCGATATCGACTTCAACGACGCCCGGCGCATGGAAGTGATCGAGTACGTGCGGCAGAAGTACGGCGATGACAAGGTGGCCATGATCGCCACCTTCGGGACCATGGCCAGCAAGGCCTGCCTGAAGGACGTGGCGCGCGTGATGGGCCTGGAATACGCCAAGGTGGACAAGGTCAGCAAGCTGATTCCCATCAAGTTCGGCAAGAGCTACAGCCTGGAGCAGGCGCGCGAGAGTGTACCGGACATCGCCCAGATGCTTTCGGAGGACGCGCAGCTGCTGGAGGCCTACGAGTTCGCGCAGAAACTCGAGGGCCTGACCCGCCACGCCTCGGTGCACGCGGCGGGTGTGGTGATCGGGCGCGATCAGCTGACCGACCTGGTGCCGCTGATGCGCGACACTTCCGGCGAGGGCATCGTCTGCCAGTACGACATGAAGGCCGTGGAGGACATCGGCCTGATCAAGATGGACTTCCTGGGGCTGCGGACCCTGAGCTTCCTGGATGAGGCCCGCAAGATCATGCGCGACTCGCAGGGCATCGACATCAACTTCGATACCATCCCCTTTGCCGAGGACGGCGAGACGCCCGAGCGGGCCGCCAGCGTCACGAAGACCTTTGAGCTGATGAGCCGCGGCGACACCAAGGGTGTGTTCCAGCTGGAAGGGGCCGGCATCGCGGACGCCTCCCGGCGCCTGAAGCCCCGGCGGCTGGCTGACATCATCGCGCTCAGCGCGCTGTACCGCCCCGGCCCGATGGAGAACATTCCCACCTACGTGCGCCGCCACCATGGGCAGGAGCAGGTGGACTACGTGCGCGACGGCTTCCCGAACAGCGCCCGGCACCTGGAGAAGATCCTGAAGGAGACCTACGGTATTCCGGTCTACCAGGAGCAGATCATGCAGATCGCCTCCGAGGTGGCGGGCTTCTCGCTGGGTGGCGCCGACCTGCTGCGCCGGGCCATGGGCAAGAAGGACGCCGAGGAGATGAAGCGGCAGCGCCAGATCTTCGTGAAGGGCGCGGGCGAGAACGAGGTGCCGGGCGACGAGGCCAACCGGCTCTTCGACCTGCTGGACGCGTTCGCCAACTACGGCTTCAACAAGAGCCACAGCGCGGCGTACGGGGTCATCACCTACCAGACCGCGTGGCTGAAGGCCAACTACCCGGTGGAGTTCATGGCGGCCCTGCTGACCGTGGAGCGCCGCGACAGCGACAAGGTGGCCGAGTACGCCTCCGACGCCCGCAAGATGGGCGTGAACGTGCTGCCGCCCGACATCAACAAGTCGGCGCCGGACTTCAAGGTGGTGGGCCAGGACATCTACTTCGGGCTGTACGCCATCAAGGGGCTGGGCGAGGGCGCGGTGCTCAAAATCCTGGAGGAGCGCGAGCAGGCCGGGCCGTTCAAGAGTCTCGCGGACTTCTGCTCGCGGCTGGGCAACAAGGTCTGCAACCGCAAGGCGATGGAAAGCCTGATCAAGAGCGGTGCCTTCGACTTTTGCGGCGAGCGCAAGCAGCTGCTCGACAGCCTGGAAGACGCGATGGCCTGGGCGCAGGGCGCGGCCAGCATGCTGAGCAGCGGCATGGATTCGCTGTTCGGCATGGAGCAGACGGCCCCCGAGCCGAAACTGAAAACGGGTGTGGAACCGTTCTCCGAGCTGGAGAAACTGAAACTGGAGAAGGAAGCGCTGGGCCTGTACATCAGCGGCCACCCGCTGGAGCAGCACGAGGGACTGCGCGAGGCGGCCAGCACCCGCATCAGCACGCTGGACGCGTGGTACCTGTCGCAGAACGTGGCCCCCGGCAAGCGCATCAAGGCGGTGCTGGCCGGCATGGTGGAGCAGGTGGTCAAGAAGCCCACCAAGTCGGGCGGCATGATGGCCCGCTTCAACCTCGCCGACGAGAGCGGCACCATCGAACTGGTGGCCTTCTCACGCGCCTATGAGCGGCTGCAGGAGCGCCTGACCAACGACACGCCCGCCCTGGTGATCGTGGAGCTGGAGTCGGAGGACGGCGGCCTGCGCGCCATCGCTGAGGAACTGGTGACGGTGGATCAGCTGGCCGACGTGCCGAAGGTGATGTACGTGAACATCGACCTGGACAGCGCCTCCGAGGAGGCCCTGGCCGAATTCCAGAGCCGCCTGGACGAGCACGCGGGCAGCATGCCCACCTACTTCCGCTTCCAGAGCGGCGAGCACTACCTCGTGTACCAGCTGGAGCGCGCCACCGGCAGCCAGGAGGCCATCCGCATGATCGGAGAGACCTTCCCCTGGGCCGAGGCCTACCTCGCCTACGATCAGGCCACCATCCTGAGCCGCTTCGCGCCCAAGCCCCCCGCCTGGCAGCAGCGCCAGCAGCAGGGCAGAGGCATGCAGGCGTGA
- a CDS encoding NAD-dependent succinate-semialdehyde dehydrogenase — protein sequence MTLTRAPQMHSINPANGETFHSYDMHTSAQVDQKLTAAVTAFQSYRCTTFAERAAWMNHAADVLDARKQELAELATQEMGKTLASALQEVEKCARTCRYFANNAEKFLADELVHTEADQAYVTYQPLGVVLAVMPWNFPYWQAFRFIAPTLMAGNVGLLKHASNVPGCALAIERVLIEAGFPEGVFQTLLIGSKDVEAILKDDRVKAVSLTGSEGAGRSVAGTAGASIKTSVMELGGSDPFIVMPSADLDAAASTAVTARTINNGQSCIAAKRFIIHEAIYDAFVQRFVEGLAALKLGDPLLETTDVGPLATPQIRDDLHAQVQDAVEHGAKLLLGGELPEGEGNFYPVTALSELKSTMQVWNEEVFGPVALIFKVHDLAGAIQIANGTRFGLASSVWTQDDAERAIFVRDLEAGSVFVNSMVASDPRLPFGGVKASGFGRELSRHGILEFVNIKTVSIGAPASAHHSRTE from the coding sequence ATGACCCTCACCAGAGCCCCACAGATGCACAGCATCAACCCGGCCAACGGGGAGACGTTCCACAGCTACGACATGCACACCTCCGCCCAGGTGGACCAGAAACTGACGGCCGCCGTGACGGCCTTCCAGAGCTACCGCTGCACCACCTTCGCGGAGCGCGCCGCCTGGATGAACCACGCCGCCGACGTGCTGGACGCCCGCAAGCAGGAGCTGGCCGAGCTGGCCACCCAGGAGATGGGCAAGACGCTGGCCTCGGCCCTGCAGGAGGTCGAGAAGTGCGCGCGCACCTGCCGCTACTTCGCCAACAACGCCGAGAAGTTCCTGGCCGATGAGCTGGTGCATACCGAGGCGGATCAGGCGTATGTGACCTACCAGCCGCTGGGCGTGGTGCTAGCCGTGATGCCCTGGAACTTTCCGTACTGGCAGGCGTTCCGCTTTATTGCGCCCACCCTGATGGCCGGCAACGTGGGTCTGCTCAAGCACGCCAGCAACGTGCCCGGCTGCGCCCTGGCCATCGAGCGCGTGCTGATTGAGGCGGGGTTCCCGGAGGGCGTGTTTCAGACGCTTCTGATCGGCAGCAAGGACGTGGAGGCCATCCTGAAGGACGACCGTGTCAAGGCCGTCTCGCTGACCGGATCCGAAGGTGCTGGGCGCAGCGTGGCCGGCACGGCGGGCGCCAGCATCAAGACCAGCGTGATGGAACTGGGCGGCTCGGACCCGTTCATCGTGATGCCCAGCGCCGACCTGGACGCGGCGGCCAGCACGGCCGTCACGGCCCGCACCATCAACAACGGCCAGAGCTGCATCGCGGCGAAGCGCTTCATCATCCACGAGGCGATCTATGACGCCTTCGTGCAGCGGTTTGTGGAGGGGCTGGCGGCGCTGAAGCTGGGCGATCCGCTGCTGGAAACCACCGACGTGGGACCGCTGGCCACGCCCCAGATCCGCGACGACCTCCATGCCCAGGTGCAGGACGCCGTGGAGCACGGGGCGAAGCTGCTGCTGGGCGGGGAACTGCCGGAGGGTGAGGGCAACTTCTATCCGGTCACGGCGCTGAGCGAACTCAAGAGCACCATGCAGGTCTGGAACGAGGAGGTGTTCGGTCCGGTGGCGCTGATCTTCAAGGTGCACGATCTGGCCGGGGCCATCCAGATCGCCAACGGCACCCGTTTCGGCCTGGCGTCCAGCGTCTGGACCCAGGATGACGCCGAACGGGCCATCTTCGTGCGGGATCTGGAAGCCGGTTCGGTGTTCGTGAACAGCATGGTGGCCAGCGATCCACGGCTGCCATTCGGCGGCGTGAAGGCCAGCGGCTTCGGGCGAGAGCTCTCCCGGCACGGCATCCTGGAGTTCGTGAACATCAAGACCGTCAGCATCGGAGCGCCGGCCAGCGCCCACCACAGCCGGACCGAATAG
- the pxpB gene encoding 5-oxoprolinase subunit PxpB codes for MHPAVLYRRLAPLTPASNARLHRWAAALLTQALPGLLDVVPAYSSLYVEYDEQQVPESEVAAWVDRLCPEEQQAQAGRTMQLPVCYDGPDLDEVAARLGLSVPELVRQHSAVPYRVYALGFVAGFPFMGEVPPALQLPRRSVPRARVPAHSVAMAAAQSGLYPVASPGGWHLLGRALEAAFDPRRPEPFLLQPGDTVQFVPTPGESPPDLVPLSLLPQSPQRPLLRVERPGALDLLMDRGRFLQGRYGLVRSGALDALAADVANRLLGNPPDAPVLELHLSGPQLTVLADAVLSVTGAGLVALVDGEPQPTWSSFAVHAGQTLRFRPDGRGRVSYLALPGGLQAEPFRGSVSTDLKAGVGRPLQAGDVLGAAGAHRPLAGRRSHPRLTTGPIRLLPLDDDPAALEALCSAPFRVLDADRMGVRLDGPAVPGGEVRSEASPIGTVQVPPSGQPIVLLNDKGTLGGYRKPARVWPPDLPRLAQVRPGEWVRFRRA; via the coding sequence ATGCATCCGGCCGTCCTGTACCGCCGGCTGGCGCCGCTCACGCCGGCCAGCAACGCCCGGCTGCACCGCTGGGCGGCGGCGCTGCTGACCCAGGCGCTTCCTGGGCTGCTGGACGTGGTGCCGGCCTATAGCTCGCTGTATGTGGAATACGACGAGCAGCAGGTGCCGGAAAGTGAGGTGGCCGCCTGGGTGGACCGGCTGTGTCCGGAGGAGCAGCAGGCACAGGCCGGGCGCACCATGCAGCTGCCGGTGTGCTACGACGGCCCGGACCTGGATGAAGTGGCGGCGCGGCTGGGTCTGAGCGTGCCGGAACTGGTGCGGCAGCATTCGGCCGTGCCGTACCGGGTGTACGCGCTGGGGTTCGTGGCCGGCTTTCCCTTCATGGGGGAGGTGCCCCCGGCGCTGCAACTGCCCCGGCGCAGCGTGCCCCGGGCGCGGGTGCCGGCGCATTCGGTGGCGATGGCCGCGGCCCAGAGTGGGCTCTACCCGGTGGCGTCGCCGGGCGGCTGGCACCTGTTAGGCCGCGCGCTGGAGGCTGCCTTCGATCCGCGCCGGCCCGAGCCGTTTCTGCTGCAGCCGGGCGATACGGTGCAGTTCGTGCCCACCCCGGGCGAGTCCCCGCCAGACCTGGTGCCGCTGTCGCTGCTGCCACAGAGCCCACAACGGCCGTTGTTGCGGGTGGAGCGCCCCGGCGCGCTGGACCTGCTGATGGACCGGGGCCGGTTTCTGCAGGGCCGCTACGGGCTGGTGCGCAGCGGCGCGCTGGACGCCCTGGCCGCCGACGTCGCCAACCGGCTGCTGGGCAACCCACCGGACGCCCCGGTGCTGGAATTGCATCTGAGCGGCCCCCAGCTCACGGTGCTGGCGGACGCGGTGCTGAGCGTGACCGGGGCGGGACTGGTGGCGCTGGTGGACGGAGAACCGCAGCCCACCTGGAGCAGTTTTGCGGTGCATGCTGGCCAGACGCTGCGCTTCCGGCCGGACGGTCGTGGCCGGGTCAGCTATCTGGCGCTGCCGGGCGGCCTTCAGGCCGAGCCGTTCCGGGGCAGCGTCAGCACCGACCTGAAGGCGGGGGTGGGCCGGCCGCTTCAGGCGGGGGACGTGCTGGGCGCCGCCGGAGCGCACCGGCCGCTGGCTGGTCGCCGCTCCCACCCCCGTCTGACCACCGGCCCCATCCGCCTGCTGCCGCTGGACGACGACCCGGCAGCGCTGGAAGCCTTGTGCAGCGCGCCTTTCCGGGTGCTGGACGCCGACCGGATGGGGGTGCGGCTGGACGGCCCAGCCGTGCCGGGCGGCGAGGTCCGCAGTGAGGCCAGCCCGATCGGCACGGTGCAGGTGCCCCCGTCGGGTCAGCCGATTGTGCTGCTGAACGACAAGGGCACCCTGGGCGGTTACCGCAAGCCGGCCCGGGTGTGGCCGCCGGACCTGCCACGGCTGGCCCAGGTGCGGCCGGGCGAGTGGGTCCGTTTCCGGCGCGCCTGA
- a CDS encoding 5-oxoprolinase subunit PxpA has product MDLNADAGESFGRWSLGDDEQLFPFLSSVNLALGFHAGDPLTLRQAVQRAVRQRLNIGAHPGYPDLSGFGRRELAMSAAEIGAATLYQLGALSGFLQEAGATMSHVKAHGALYFRVHQDLEAGRAFAAAVRSYAPQAALVVLAGPAGDALEAVAQEAGLTVWREAFPERAYLADGLLAPRTLPGSSIHDPDEAAGRALEMVGGTVQALTGQSIALRADTLCIHGDNPQAVSIARAIRARLEAAGVTVDAPR; this is encoded by the coding sequence ATGGACCTGAATGCCGACGCGGGGGAGTCGTTCGGACGCTGGAGCCTGGGCGACGACGAGCAGCTGTTCCCATTCCTGAGCAGCGTCAATCTGGCGCTGGGCTTTCATGCCGGTGACCCGCTGACCCTGCGGCAGGCGGTGCAGCGGGCCGTGCGGCAGCGGCTGAACATCGGGGCTCACCCGGGCTACCCGGACCTGAGCGGCTTCGGCCGTCGGGAGCTGGCGATGAGCGCGGCCGAGATCGGGGCCGCCACCCTGTACCAGCTGGGCGCGCTGTCTGGGTTCTTGCAGGAGGCGGGCGCGACCATGAGCCACGTCAAGGCGCACGGGGCGCTGTACTTCCGGGTGCATCAGGACCTGGAGGCGGGCCGCGCGTTTGCCGCCGCCGTGCGCAGCTATGCTCCTCAGGCCGCCCTGGTGGTGCTGGCCGGTCCGGCCGGCGACGCCCTGGAGGCGGTGGCGCAGGAGGCGGGCCTGACGGTGTGGCGCGAGGCCTTTCCGGAACGCGCCTACCTGGCCGATGGCTTGCTGGCCCCGCGCACGCTGCCCGGCAGCAGCATTCACGATCCGGACGAGGCGGCGGGCCGCGCGCTGGAGATGGTGGGAGGCACGGTGCAGGCGCTGACCGGCCAGAGCATCGCGCTGCGGGCCGATACGCTCTGCATCCACGGCGACAACCCGCAGGCTGTGAGCATCGCCCGGGCGATCCGTGCCCGCCTGGAGGCGGCCGGCGTGACGGTGGACGCGCCGCGCTGA
- a CDS encoding glycoside hydrolase family 43 protein — MPRVLHLEAEDLPDPNVLHTDDGYYVYATNVPDVNVPVVYSPDLTNFTLVGDAMPVLPAWARPGFTWAPDVVQVGDRYHLYFTARLRGSRLQVIGVATSDHPEGPFEATDRPLLTMLDQGGAIDANVLQASDGTQYLYWKNDGNAVKKATHLWGAPLSADGLTLAGAPTDLMTATEAWEHNLVEAPQVIEDEGRFHLLYSCADFQDETYAVGHATGLTPLGPFSKYRAAPLLASQGRIAGPGHSHAFRTATGQWQLAYHAWEAGRCGYPHGRRALYVSPLHLSADQAHVALPLDLAQASD, encoded by the coding sequence ATGCCACGTGTGCTCCATCTCGAAGCAGAAGACCTGCCCGACCCCAACGTCCTGCATACGGACGACGGTTACTACGTGTACGCCACAAATGTCCCGGACGTGAACGTGCCGGTTGTTTACAGCCCGGATCTGACGAACTTTACCCTGGTGGGCGACGCCATGCCGGTGCTGCCGGCCTGGGCCCGCCCCGGCTTCACCTGGGCCCCGGACGTGGTGCAGGTGGGCGACCGGTACCACCTGTACTTCACGGCGCGGCTGCGTGGCTCGCGCCTTCAGGTGATCGGCGTGGCCACCAGTGACCATCCGGAAGGCCCCTTCGAGGCCACGGACCGGCCGCTGCTGACCATGCTGGACCAGGGTGGCGCCATTGACGCCAACGTGCTGCAGGCCTCGGACGGCACCCAGTACCTGTACTGGAAGAACGACGGCAACGCCGTCAAGAAGGCCACCCACCTGTGGGGCGCGCCGCTGAGCGCCGACGGCCTGACGCTGGCTGGCGCGCCCACCGACCTGATGACCGCCACCGAGGCATGGGAACACAACCTGGTCGAGGCGCCGCAGGTCATCGAGGACGAGGGCCGCTTCCACCTGCTGTACAGCTGCGCCGACTTCCAGGACGAGACCTATGCGGTGGGCCACGCCACCGGCCTCACGCCCCTGGGCCCCTTCTCCAAGTACCGCGCCGCGCCGCTGCTGGCCTCTCAGGGCCGGATCGCCGGGCCGGGCCACAGCCACGCCTTCCGCACCGCCACCGGGCAGTGGCAGCTGGCGTACCACGCCTGGGAAGCCGGCCGCTGCGGCTACCCGCACGGCCGCCGGGCGCTGTACGTCTCGCCGCTGCACCTGAGCGCCGATCAGGCCCATGTGGCGCTGCCGCTGGACCTGGCCCAGGCCTCCGACTGA
- the tkt gene encoding transketolase: protein MSVEQLSVNTIRTLSIDAVQQANSGHPGAPLGAAPMAYVLWHDFLRFNPQNPEWPGRDRFVLSAGHASMLVYSLLHLTGYDMSLDELKNFRQWGSKTPGHPEFFHTKGLDATTGPLGQGAGMTVGMAMAEAHLAARYNRDGFRIFDNYTYAIVGDGDLQEGVSHEAASLAGHLRLGKLIWLYDDNDVQLDTATSKTFTDETAMRFESYGWQVLAVHDGNDLTAIREAIKDAQREVDKPTLIRVKTVIGYGSPKAGTSKAHGEPLGAEGVASTKEALGWTYPPFTVPKEVAQHMDARERGAQQQAEWQALQDRYREAFPELATELDAMLARELPAGLSEALPSFEVGGKGMATRAASGKVINALAAQVPALMGGSADLSGSTKTTIDNEPAMQPGTMAGRNVYFGVREFGMSAAANGLSLYGALRPMVGTFLVFADYLKPALRLSALQHQPVIYVLTHDSIGLGEDGPTHQPIEQLAMLRAVPQVHVLRPADANETAAAWQMALERKDGPSALILSRQDLPILPRNHSGVKRGAYVVRDFEGQDAGTRVILIATGSEVHVALEAAEALKAEGTLARVVSMPSMEVFRAQDQAYRDSILTPGVRRVAIEAASPQPWYEWVGLDGAVIGMDHFGASAPATTLFEKFGFSVANVVKVVKALG from the coding sequence ATGAGCGTCGAACAACTGTCGGTCAACACCATCCGGACCCTGTCCATCGATGCAGTGCAGCAGGCCAACAGCGGCCACCCGGGTGCTCCGCTGGGTGCCGCGCCGATGGCCTACGTGCTGTGGCACGACTTTCTGCGCTTCAACCCGCAGAATCCGGAGTGGCCGGGCCGGGACCGTTTCGTGCTGTCGGCGGGCCACGCCAGCATGCTGGTCTACAGCCTGCTGCACCTGACCGGCTACGACATGAGCCTGGACGAGCTGAAGAATTTCCGGCAGTGGGGCAGCAAGACGCCCGGCCACCCGGAGTTCTTCCACACCAAGGGCCTGGACGCCACCACCGGTCCGCTCGGCCAGGGCGCCGGCATGACGGTGGGCATGGCGATGGCCGAGGCGCATCTGGCGGCCCGCTACAACCGCGACGGCTTCCGGATCTTCGATAACTACACCTACGCCATCGTGGGCGACGGTGACCTGCAGGAAGGCGTGAGCCACGAGGCTGCCTCGCTGGCCGGCCACCTGCGGCTGGGCAAGCTGATCTGGCTCTATGACGACAACGACGTGCAGCTGGACACCGCCACCTCCAAGACCTTCACCGATGAGACCGCCATGCGCTTCGAGAGCTACGGCTGGCAGGTGCTGGCGGTGCACGACGGCAACGACCTGACGGCCATCCGCGAGGCCATCAAGGATGCCCAGCGCGAGGTGGACAAGCCGACCCTAATCCGGGTCAAGACGGTCATCGGCTACGGCAGCCCCAAGGCCGGCACCAGCAAGGCGCACGGCGAGCCGCTGGGCGCGGAGGGGGTGGCCAGCACCAAGGAGGCGCTCGGCTGGACGTACCCGCCGTTCACCGTGCCGAAGGAGGTGGCCCAGCACATGGATGCCCGCGAGCGCGGGGCGCAGCAGCAGGCCGAGTGGCAGGCGCTGCAGGACCGCTACCGCGAGGCGTTCCCGGAGCTGGCGACCGAACTGGACGCCATGCTGGCCCGCGAGCTGCCGGCCGGGCTGTCGGAGGCGCTGCCCAGCTTCGAGGTGGGCGGCAAGGGCATGGCCACCCGCGCGGCCAGCGGCAAGGTCATCAATGCGCTGGCTGCCCAGGTGCCTGCCCTGATGGGCGGCAGCGCCGACCTGTCGGGCAGCACCAAGACCACCATCGACAACGAACCGGCCATGCAGCCGGGCACGATGGCCGGGCGCAACGTGTACTTCGGGGTCCGCGAGTTCGGCATGAGCGCGGCGGCCAACGGCCTGTCGCTGTACGGGGCGCTGCGGCCGATGGTCGGCACCTTCCTGGTGTTCGCCGACTACCTGAAGCCGGCGCTGCGGCTCTCGGCGCTGCAGCACCAGCCGGTGATCTATGTGCTGACCCACGACAGCATCGGGCTGGGCGAGGACGGTCCCACCCACCAGCCGATCGAACAGCTGGCGATGCTGCGGGCGGTGCCGCAGGTGCACGTGCTGCGCCCGGCCGATGCCAACGAGACGGCCGCCGCGTGGCAGATGGCGCTGGAGCGCAAGGACGGCCCCAGCGCCCTGATCCTGAGCCGCCAGGACCTGCCGATCCTGCCGCGCAACCACAGCGGTGTGAAGCGTGGAGCCTACGTGGTGCGCGACTTCGAGGGCCAGGACGCCGGAACCCGGGTGATTCTGATCGCCACCGGCTCCGAGGTGCATGTGGCGCTGGAGGCCGCCGAGGCGCTGAAGGCCGAGGGCACGCTGGCGCGGGTGGTGAGCATGCCCAGCATGGAGGTGTTCCGCGCCCAGGATCAGGCGTACCGCGACAGCATCCTGACGCCGGGCGTGCGCCGGGTGGCCATCGAGGCGGCCTCGCCGCAGCCGTGGTACGAGTGGGTGGGGCTGGACGGCGCCGTGATCGGAATGGATCACTTCGGCGCGTCGGCCCCGGCCACCACCCTGTTCGAGAAGTTCGGCTTCAGCGTGGCCAACGTGGTGAAGGTGGTCAAGGCGCTCGGCTGA
- a CDS encoding four-helix bundle copper-binding protein: protein MTPALAPDLQRSLDACLTCLAACEHCATACLQEDDVQMMANCIRLDRDCADLCATTARLLMRESPLHAEMCRACAAACEACAQECGQHQHDHCQQCAEACRRCAEACRALAA, encoded by the coding sequence ATGACCCCTGCTCTTGCGCCTGACCTGCAACGCTCCCTGGACGCCTGCCTCACCTGCCTCGCCGCCTGTGAACACTGCGCGACCGCCTGTCTGCAGGAGGACGACGTGCAGATGATGGCGAACTGCATCCGGCTGGACCGCGACTGTGCCGACCTGTGCGCCACCACCGCCCGCCTGCTGATGCGCGAGAGCCCGCTGCACGCCGAGATGTGCCGCGCCTGTGCCGCTGCGTGCGAGGCGTGCGCCCAGGAGTGTGGGCAGCACCAGCACGACCACTGCCAGCAGTGCGCCGAAGCCTGCCGCCGCTGCGCCGAGGCGTGCCGCGCCCTGGCCGCCTGA